The region GGGATGCTCCCGGCGCGCCTCCCGGACGGGACCTTGGGCTTCAACGTGCGGGTCGGCGGGGGGCTCGGGGACGGGCCCAGGATGGCCTCCGACATAGACGTCTTCGTGCTCCCCGGGGAGGCCGTCGAGATCACCCGGGGCATCGCCCAGGTCTACGGCGAGCTCGGCAACCGGGAGAACCGTTGGATCAACCGGCTGCGCTACCTGGTGCAGGAGCTCGGCCCCGAGGGCTTCCGGGAGGAGCTCGAGAAGCGCGTCAGCATCCCGCTGCGTCCCGCCGGCGAGGACCTCACCCGCCGCTACCGCGGCGACCACGTGGGGGTTCACCCCCAGAAGGAGAGCGGGCTCTACTACGTGGGGCTCAACGTCCCGGTGGGGCGCATGAGCGGCGAGCAGTTCGAGGAGGCCGGGCGGCTCGCCGGGGAGTACGGGCGGGACATCCGCCTCGCCACCGACCAGAACCTCATCATCACCGGCGTCCCGGAGGGGCGGCTCGACGACCTGCTCTCCGAGCCGCTGCTGCGGCGCTACTCGCCCGACCCCGGCCCCTTCGAGCGCGGCATCGTGGCCTGCACCGGGAGCGAGTTCTGCCGCTTCGCCATCGTGGAGACCAAGATCCGGGCGCTCGAGTGGGCGCGGGAGATGGACCGGCGCTTCGGGGACGAGATCGGGCAGGAGGCCGTCAGGATGCACTTCTCCGGCTGCTCCGCCTCCTGCGCCCAGCCCCAGATCGCCGACGTGGGCTTCCGGGGCGAGACGGCCAAAAAGGGCGACCGGATCGTCGAGGGCGTGGACATCGGGCTCGGCGGCTCGCTCGGGCGCGACGCCGCGTTCATCGACTGGGTCGAGGGGGCCAGGCCCGCCGAGGACGTCCCCGAGGCGCTGTCGCGGGTCTTCGAGCGGTTCAGGCGGGAGCGGCGCGAGGGCGAGCGCTTCCACGAGTGGGCCCGCAGGGTGCGCAACGCCGAGCTGCGCGACACCCTGCGCGGGACCTCCGTGCCGGTGGTCGGCACCCGGGAGGGGCGCTAGAGGTGGCCGGCTTCGACATCCGGGAGCTGATGAACGACATCGAGGAGGCTCCCGGGAAGGTCTGGTTCTGGGACCTCGAGAAGGCGGTCATAGACCCGGGCCGCTGCGTCCAGTGCGGGGCGTGCGTCGCCGCCTGCCCCAGCGACTCCATCGGCATCGCCGGCGACGACCTGCCCAAGCTGGTCAAGATGTGCACCGGCTGCTCGCTGTGCTGGGACTTCTGCCCGCGCGGCGGGATGCGGCACGAGGCCACCTGGAAGCTCACCGGCAACAACGGGGCCGCCGCGGCGGCAAACGGCCTCGGGCGCGTACATGAGAGCTACACCGCGCGGGTCAGGGAGGACATCCCCGGCGTCCAGGACGGGGGCGTGGTGAGCGCCCTGCTCATCGCGCTGCTCGAGGCGGGGGAGATAGACGGGGCCTTGGTTGCCCGCGAGAGCGACCGGGAGCCGTGGAAGGGCGAGGCCTTTCTCGCGCGCACCCCCGAGGAGGTGCGCGAGGCGGCGGGCAGCTTCTACAACCAGACCCTCGCCCTCGGGCACCTCGACCTCAAGGGCTACGAGCTGCCCCCCAACCCGCGCATCGCGGTGGTGGGGACGCC is a window of Rubrobacter xylanophilus DSM 9941 DNA encoding:
- a CDS encoding nitrite/sulfite reductase; the protein is MRFLREGQRLNQVEKWKLERHPLDVREAVLEVYSKEGVEAIERVPGEHERLKWVGIYPQNQGGNNFMQRIKVPGGRLTPEQARVIGRIARDFARGPEPNPHFGNNFLDITTRQDIQMHWIQIEEVPEIWRRLEEVGMTTVQACGDSARNVLCCPVSGLDREEAFDAYPAAQAITAYFVGNREYANLPRKFKMSVTGCLEDCAQAEINDIGMLPARLPDGTLGFNVRVGGGLGDGPRMASDIDVFVLPGEAVEITRGIAQVYGELGNRENRWINRLRYLVQELGPEGFREELEKRVSIPLRPAGEDLTRRYRGDHVGVHPQKESGLYYVGLNVPVGRMSGEQFEEAGRLAGEYGRDIRLATDQNLIITGVPEGRLDDLLSEPLLRRYSPDPGPFERGIVACTGSEFCRFAIVETKIRALEWAREMDRRFGDEIGQEAVRMHFSGCSASCAQPQIADVGFRGETAKKGDRIVEGVDIGLGGSLGRDAAFIDWVEGARPAEDVPEALSRVFERFRRERREGERFHEWARRVRNAELRDTLRGTSVPVVGTREGR